The following are encoded together in the Lactuca sativa cultivar Salinas chromosome 1, Lsat_Salinas_v11, whole genome shotgun sequence genome:
- the LOC111895075 gene encoding THO complex subunit 7B, with the protein MLKSRKVSGRGEATGGAAHYAFGALDDDIIIKHRLLTRTTTTRGEPPLKKLQKKFTSFALETEKDSENYAECERLAKAFLQELKTFELPLVKTKAVIDANVREKENFNELNDKINRKIVEAHDDIEDLKKQLEESKVERKHKEECETIRKLIAAQPPRSQTQKLINDLEKEIASLEAENTASSRTLELRKKQFALLLHVVDELQNTIEEEQKSMMEEMRMAIYENKNIVEDATVSVTGGSSETPMAID; encoded by the exons ATGTTGAAATCCAGGAAAGTTAGTGGTAGAGGAGAAGCAACCGGAGGAGCTGCACATTACGCATTTGGAGCCCTAGACGATGATATAATCATCAAACACAGGCTTCTCACCAGAACAACAACCACAAGAGGTGAACCTCCATTGAAAAAGCTTCAGAAAAAATTCACCTCTTTTGCTCTGGAAACCGAGAAAGACTCAGAGAATTATGCCGAGTGTGAGAGGCTTGCGAAGGCATTCTTACAGGAGCTCAAGACTTTCGAGCTCCCATTGGTGAAAACAAAAGCGGTTATTGATGCAAATGTTAGAGAGAAGGAGAATTTCAATGAGTTGAATGATAAGATCAATCGGAAGATAGTGGAAGCACATGACGATATTGAGGATTTGAAGAAGCAACTTGAGGAGAGTAAGGTTGAGCGGAAGCATAAGGAGGAGTGTGAGACAATTAGGAAGCTGATTGCTGCACAACCTCCAAGATCTCAGACCCAGAAGCTGATTAATGATCTGGAGAAAGAGATTGCATCTTTGGAAGCTGAAAATACTGCAAGTTCAAGGACATTAGAGCTTCGGAAGAAACAATTTGCTCTTCTGTTACATGTG GTGGATGAGTTGCAGAATACAATTGAAGAAGAACAAAAGAGTATGATGGAGGAAATGAGAATGGCAATTTATGAAAACAAGAACATTGTTGAGGATGCTACTGTGTCTGTTACTGGTGGAAGTTCAGAAACTCCTATGGCCATTGATTAA